The genomic interval agGCAGGCTGTAGATTTTACACACTGAGCCTCTAAGTCACCACAAAGCTAACTCTGAAGCAGATGTGTTATAATGCAGCAGGTGATGCTCCGTCAGCCACCAGGTGATGTgctgcagaaaggaaaaagacaCTCTGTGATGCACTGGGATTTTATACCTGAAGTATcaggacacacactttcactcattttttgttctttctgGGTTGTTGCAGTGCAGGTGTGAAAGTTCATAGTGCTGTGTGAATAAAGGGACAGGGTTGGAATGGCAGGTAACACAAACCACAAACAGCCCGAACCCAATCAGCTGGTGAGCATTCTGAAAAATGTCCTTAGTTtctcacacaaactcacacacaactGGAAGAACAGCCCCAGCAGCATCTTTGTTAGTCCCAGAGGGGGTCCACTGCTTTCAGGGATGGTCACTGTCAATAAGAATAGCAAACGATAGGCCACTTGCTCTGCTGGTCACATGACCTGCAGGAGAGGTGGAGTCTTTTGTTGAGGAGTCACATCCCCCCAGTGTAGGAGAAGGTTTCTTCTTGGGGACAGATAGACTGCAGGCAGTGCGGGCTCCTGATTCTATGAGGATAAACGGACAAGAGGTTTCTCCAGCATTCCTAAAAGAAAGTATTTCCTACATATATTCAGGTAAGTTCATGTTTATTCTCTGATTGAATCAAAGCTTTCACATGTTACAGAATCAGAGTGCTTTATAGACATCAGTTAATTAAAGCCTTACATTGTAGATgctcactttgtgtgtgtgtgtgtgagagagagaatggaCACACTAGAGAAGGGTTTTACAACTaagtaaaatacaacaaagtgcTCATCAAACAGAAGTAGAAATGTCAATAGTAATTAAgttaatataacagagtacacAAATATGATAAAGTAGCTATGCATTTTAAAAGATGAAAGAATACTAGCTTAAATTGATACTGTCTATGGCATAGGCTACATGATGAGTGAGCTTTGTCTATTTGTGCATAACTGCTGGACATAAACAAGATGTAACATTTATCTCAAGGGTTTAACACTGCTGGAAGACAGAAGTTATAAATTAACTCaaaaatttatttatttctggcCTTAGATTGTTCATCATGTTAGCCGCCAGCTGTCTGCTGTCCCAAGACCAGTTTCTGTGCTCCATCTGCCTGGATGTGTTCACTTCCCCCGTcaccataccctgtggacacaACTTCTGCAAAAGTTGCATCACTGCAGACTGGAGGATCAACAGGAAATGCAAGTGCCCTTGTTGTAAGAGGCTTTTTGACTTGATACCTGAGCTTCATGTCAATATCTTTATAGCTGAAATGGCTGCTCAGTTCAAACAAGCAGCGGTAAAGGACGTCTCAGAGATCGCCAAACCAGGAGAGGTTTCCTGTGACTTCTGTACCGGGGTCAGACTGAAAGCCCTGAAGTCCTGTCTGGTGTGTCAGGCCTCGTACTGTGAGATTCACCTACAGCGGCATCAGAAAGTGTCAGGATTGTTAAGACATAAGCTTGTTGTGCCGCTGGATAACCTTGAAGACAGAATATGTTCAAAGCATGGTGAACTCAAGGAGCTGTACTGCAAGACGGACCAGAtatgtttgtgtcatttttgtTCAGAGACAGACCATGAGTCCCATGATGTTGTTCCTCTGATGGAAGCGAGCAAAGGAAAGAAGGCAGAGCTGGGGAAAATGAAGGTGGAGATTCATGAGATGGTGCAGGAGCGAAAGCTGAAGATACAAGAGCTCAGACAGTCAGAGAAGCTCAGCAGGgaagctgcagacagacagatagcaGACGGCTTGCAGATCTTCACTGCTCTGACACAGTTTGTGGAGACAGGTATGAGTGAGTTAACTGAACAGATCACACAgaagcagaaaacaacagctgaACAAGCAGAGGACTTCATCACAGAGCTGACTCAGGAGATCTCTGAGTTGGTGAACAGAAATGTGGAGGTGGAGCAGCTCTCATGCTCAGAGGACCACCTCAGACTCCTCCAAAGTTTGTCACCCCTGAAGGCCTCATTACCCACCAAGAATTGGACAGATATCAGCCTCCGTCAGCCTTCATATGAAGGAACTGTGGCAAGAGCTTTGGCTCAGCTGAAGGAATCACTCAGCCAAAGGGTGGAGGAGCTTCTTAAAGCCGAACTGAAGAGAGTGCAGCAGTATGCAGTGGATGTGACTCTTGATCCTGACACAGCACATCCTAAACTTattctgtctgatgatggaAAACAAGTGAACCACAGCAATGTTGTGAGGAATCTCCCAGACAATCCAGAGAGATTTTCATTCTGTGTGGTTGTACTGGCGAACCAGAGTTTCTCCACTGGAAGGTCCTACTATGAGGTGGAGGTTAAAGGGAAAACAAAGTGGGATTTAGGAGTCATCAGTGTGTCAGCCAACAGGAAAGGACaggtcatatcatgtcctgaAGCTGGTTACTGGACTCTGCAGCTGAGGAATGGAAATGAGTACGTCGCTCTAGCTGACCCCGATGTCCTCCTCTCCGTGAAGTCTCAGCCTCAGAGGGTGGGCGTGTTCGTCGATTACGAGGAGGGGCTGGTCTCTTTTTATAATGTTGATTCTGCAGATATTATATTCTCCTTCACTGGCTGCTTCTTCACTGAAAACCTCTGCCCGTTCTTCAGCCCCTGTTTTAATGATGGTGGTGGCAACTCTGCACCTCTGAGGATCTCTGTTGTTCATGAAACCTGAAGCTCTCATTTTTAAGccttaaagatttttttttatcatttaaccaAAAATGAATTCTGAACAATCTTTCCAATGAACTCAGGTTACCCCACACCTACAGCGCCCACACTTCCTAATGTGCTCATTGGATCTGAGTTTAAAATTggacacattttaacattttgtgatGATGAGCAAATTTTGGCATTTGTGTTACTGTCTGTGCAAGCCAACGTTTCTCTCATTTATCCATACATATGATCACATGTGAATATGTGGAATATGTTtgcaaatgtgcaaaatgaACTTATTTGACCCTATTTGTTGAtcgatttaaaggtgacatatcatgcaaaatggactttttaatgtttctctacctgaaatatgtttccctggcatgtctacaaaccccccgagaatgaaaaaaatccattctgcccctgttttgatttctccacctttctgtaaatgtgtctaaaacgagccgtttcagttctCCGTGTTTTTGtcacgtaacaacaatatcctgtctgtcacggagtcagagctcggagcttgttcagcccatagactgtataaaataatactgaatcccccctccgtttttcattacctgcacaaatgtgtgctaacaaggagcttaggagggaggcatgctagttgtaggctgtcttaataaacacaaaggtcggttttactccccacgtctgcagatttgatgatctagtggatgatttttatttatcatggataagtgctagcgctagttagcatagccacatagctacatgttcgtagctgtgtaccaagacacacgtctacatactgataaataaaacaacaagaaacactaaatctgtgaccaatccttcagaaaggtcctgctacaggcgcctttccgtcaggatcagattctggatcagattcagagggttgaagtaacgtgatctgtgagcagccgtgtatattcagccaacatgtaaacattagatcaacgtgctggagagccgagaccacatccacttcctgagggggcgtggtcagagagaaaacagagtgttctgaggaggactgaagaagagggcttttcaggcagaccaaaatctgatttcaaagtgtttttttgagcataaactttaaagacatgttttggggacctctttgaccaatatatattgatgaaaaaagcgtgatatgtcacctttaaggctttttctttgtgtgtattAGTAATGAATGATAAATGATGAATATTGAACCTCAAATCCCCACAGATGGCCCTCTAAAGTCATAACAGTCATGCCAGCAGCACATGCTGACTAACTTTTACAATGCATCAGTTTTAACTGATTCATTTCTTCAcaaaatacactaccagtcaaaagtttggacacaccttctcattcaaaggtttttatttattctaattattttcaacattgtagattaatactgaagacatcaaaactatgaaataatctggttttatcATAATCTGGATtgcaacagtagtcaaataccCCTGAAAGACAcagctgatggtctcaaacacattaagaaggcaagtcattctacaaatgaactcttgacaaggctcatgttaattagaaaccattccaggagaccacttcatgaagcagactgagagaataccaagagtgtgcaaagctgtcatgaaggaaaaagggggctactttacagaatctaaaatataaaacaaattctgctttaacacttttttgttcattcaataattccatatatgttctttcatagttttgatgtcttcagtattaatctacagtgtttacaataattaagataaatacaaacccttgaatgagaaggtgtttccaaacttttgactggtagtgtatgtctgAGGGTGTCTCaatattgtgttgttttcttaatgtgtaaaaaaaactgtctgcACTCATAATGGGTCCAATAAATACTTTTGAGTCTCAGGAAACAGTTGAATCTGGATGTTTTCGTGGAAGTAAAGGCAGCATGTTTTAAACTGAAgtacaaatatatatttaaagtacTAACCAGAGAGCTCCAATGTTAACAAACACCCCTGAAAAGACAGAAgcttaaagaaaaacacagattttcactaaaaagtgaagaaaaaaacagattttttcaaGTATCACAGGAAGATTTTGTGTAATTGTAGTTTTTGACCAACAGGTGACACCTCTGACGTAGGTGTGTTGTGTGATAAATACTTATCAATCAGGAGAGACGTCATTATTAGAGAACAGTTATATTACAAGTTTAGAAAAGGTGACAACTTACCTGAAAATCTGAGAAATGTGTATTTGGTGGTTAGACTACATTGTGATGATTTCAGGTACTCCACTTCAGATACTTCAGGGTTGGTAGGTTGAGAGCAGGATAAGATACTACCCAACTAAAGTGTAAGAGAAGGACAGGACACTACAGAAAACCACTGTGAGTGAACAAAGCCTTACTAACCGGGGTGCAACAGGATtcgaagaaaaaaaagattagacACACAAAACCCAGACAAAGGCTTTGGTCTGTTTATATATTAATTACTAGATATACAAGCTTGACCTTTAACTGTAAAGTGGCCTGGCTAGACTGAGGTAAGGTTAACCTTTGATCATCATGTGGATCTGCCATGTTTGACCATTCATTATTGAGTGGTACTGCATGATGGAAGTCAGTATGACCTTTGATTGTcatgtggctttttttttttactgttttgtatGTAACCAGGATAAGAACTTATTGaaattaaaatgatcttttttgAGTTTCCTTGCCAagacaggcagcagcacagtttagTCTCTGATAAACatgggttgtacttagaatagtaatgtaatttaacaaaatataatatagcaagataattatataatacagtatattatacattataatgccagcagcagtcaagagagagttcaggatgggatgatggagtgtgacagacagagcagggatgttgcctcagtctgtggcctccattactgtttaacagtctgatggcggtgggcacaaaggagcacctgaagcgttcagtcttgcaccgtggtggaatgatgcgctaactgaacgagctccccatcagccacagctcatcatggagagggtgagaggggttgtccaggatggctcgcaatTTGTctatcaacctcctctcagccactgactccagactgtccagttctaggccaaccacagagcgggccttctttaccagcttgttgagcttgctggcctcacccgtcttgatacctccaccccagcacgccacagcaaagaagagagcactggccaccacagactgatagaaggtcttcaggagcctgctgcagacactgaagaacctgagtctcctcaggaagaatagtctgctctgtcccttcctgtagatgacatcagtgttggtggaccagtccagtttattgtttatttggaccccaaggtacttgtatgagtccaccctctccacttcctccccctggatgaggactggggctgggggcctcctgttcctccggtagttcaccaccagctccttagtcttgctgatgttgagcttcagatgATTGCTGTCACACCACGCGATGAAGCTCTCTATCAGTCCTCTGTACTCCTCCTCGTCATCTTCACTGATGCGTCCAACGATGGAGGAGTCGTCGGAAAACTTCTGGAGGTGGCAGGAACCGGAGTTGAAGCGGAAGTCGGAGGTGTAGAGGGTGAAGAGGAATGGCGCCAGAACAGTCCCCtggggggcgccagtgctgcTCATGACCACCTCAGAGGTACAGCCATCCACTCTGACGTACTGCGGCCGTCCAGTGAGGTAGTTCACGATCCAGTCTGTGGTGTCCGGGTGAAGCTGCATGGCCAGCAGTTTGTCTCTCAGAAGGCAGGGCTGGATGGTGTTGAAAGCACTGGAGAAGTCAAAAAACATGACTCTCACAGTGCTTCCCTGCTTCTCTAGGTGGGAGAAAGACTTGTGGGTGAGGAAGATGATGGCATCCTCCACACCGATGTGCGGCCTATAAGCGAACTGCAGCGGGTCCAGGAAAGCAGTCAGCAGTGTCCTCAGGTGCTGAAGAACCAGTCTCTCGAATGTCTTCATCACATGTGACGTGAGTGCCACAGGTCTGCAGTCATTGAGAGCGCTGGGTCGTCCTTTCTTTGGCACCGGGACGATGCAGGAAGTCTTGTTGTGCCAAGTGAAGTTTGTATGAAACTGAAGGTGGccatataatgataataatatatttctttatatagtgccttttaaaaacatgtttacaaagtgctttacagagtgcaagacatcacgagaaaaagaaacacaaaagcacatgacaatggTTTAAGAGAACTAAAATGatatccaagatggcgccacggacggtcgccatggtactgcgctctctcgtacttgttgcgtttttctctttttttggatctttatgctccgcttctctggtttcttttaccagagaagaacttgttaacattggacagtcctctgccgaactctttacaccgg from Notolabrus celidotus isolate fNotCel1 chromosome 3, fNotCel1.pri, whole genome shotgun sequence carries:
- the LOC117810504 gene encoding E3 ubiquitin-protein ligase TRIM39-like — translated: MLAASCLLSQDQFLCSICLDVFTSPVTIPCGHNFCKSCITADWRINRKCKCPCCKRLFDLIPELHVNIFIAEMAAQFKQAAVKDVSEIAKPGEVSCDFCTGVRLKALKSCLVCQASYCEIHLQRHQKVSGLLRHKLVVPLDNLEDRICSKHGELKELYCKTDQICLCHFCSETDHESHDVVPLMEASKGKKAELGKMKVEIHEMVQERKLKIQELRQSEKLSREAADRQIADGLQIFTALTQFVETGMSELTEQITQKQKTTAEQAEDFITELTQEISELVNRNVEVEQLSCSEDHLRLLQSLSPLKASLPTKNWTDISLRQPSYEGTVARALAQLKESLSQRVEELLKAELKRVQQYAVDVTLDPDTAHPKLILSDDGKQVNHSNVVRNLPDNPERFSFCVVVLANQSFSTGRSYYEVEVKGKTKWDLGVISVSANRKGQVISCPEAGYWTLQLRNGNEYVALADPDVLLSVKSQPQRVGVFVDYEEGLVSFYNVDSADIIFSFTGCFFTENLCPFFSPCFNDGGGNSAPLRISVVHET